From the Bacteroidales bacterium genome, one window contains:
- a CDS encoding T9SS type A sorting domain-containing protein: MKKGLLLSITLFISIFAFAQSKSVQRTVVLEQFTTENCGSCPYTLSAIEAHMDVNPNFVIITHHSGYGTDWLTIEESLAHREFYNAGGSTFTPAGMFDRHYNGLDNDNYQGTDPGPVFWDAPPQGTNRIDERTNIPAFVTVNIYGDHTSTSYNITVTGEFLDDFSQDIGVSLWITEDNITSETQSGASGKWTHRFTVRDAISSRLGDIITESTNTGDTFSKEYSFDVLDEWNLDELYLVAVIGNNDDNDVNNREIHNAKQIRLTDLQAVSVSEFYNRINIYPNPSDNKIIIDNAKNANIKIYDLTGKLVFSKNNINEYQSIDLSNLNKGTYFIKVNRNNTIETRKIIISR; the protein is encoded by the coding sequence ATGAAAAAAGGATTGTTATTAAGTATTACATTGTTTATCAGCATATTTGCTTTTGCACAATCAAAATCAGTTCAGCGAACCGTTGTTTTAGAACAATTTACAACAGAAAATTGCGGGTCTTGCCCTTATACATTATCTGCAATTGAAGCACATATGGATGTTAATCCGAATTTTGTTATTATTACACATCATTCAGGTTACGGCACAGACTGGTTAACAATAGAAGAAAGTTTGGCTCATCGTGAATTTTATAATGCAGGAGGAAGTACTTTTACACCGGCAGGTATGTTTGACCGCCATTACAACGGTCTTGACAATGACAACTATCAAGGAACAGACCCGGGTCCAGTATTTTGGGATGCTCCCCCACAAGGAACAAATCGTATTGATGAAAGAACAAATATTCCTGCATTTGTAACTGTAAATATATATGGAGACCACACTTCGACCTCATATAATATTACTGTTACAGGAGAGTTTCTTGATGATTTTTCTCAAGATATCGGAGTTTCTCTTTGGATAACAGAAGACAACATTACTTCAGAAACTCAAAGTGGTGCTTCCGGTAAATGGACACACAGATTTACTGTCAGAGATGCAATATCTTCAAGATTAGGGGATATTATTACAGAATCAACAAATACAGGAGATACTTTCAGTAAAGAATATAGTTTTGATGTTTTAGATGAATGGAATTTAGATGAATTATATCTTGTGGCTGTAATAGGAAATAATGATGACAATGATGTGAACAACAGAGAAATTCATAATGCCAAACAAATTAGATTGACAGACTTACAGGCAGTTTCTGTTTCAGAATTTTATAACAGAATAAATATATATCCCAACCCTTCAGACAATAAAATAATAATTGATAATGCAAAAAATGCAAATATTAAAATTTATGACTTAACAGGTAAACTTGTTTTTTCAAAAAACAACATAAATGAATACCAATCAATAGATTTATCAAATCTTAACAAAGGAACATATTTTATAAAAGTTAACAGAAATAATACAATTGAAACAAGAAAAATTATAATATCAAGATAA
- a CDS encoding DUF433 domain-containing protein produces the protein MIIQNNLLKRITVNPAICHGKPAIRNKRYTVESILEYMAGGDSTEDLLKEFTDLEKDDILACLTFAMAMLKEKTVNITDNEVYA, from the coding sequence ATGATAATACAAAATAATTTGTTAAAACGAATAACTGTTAATCCTGCAATTTGTCACGGGAAACCGGCTATTCGTAATAAGCGCTATACAGTTGAAAGTATTTTAGAGTATATGGCAGGCGGTGATTCAACAGAAGATTTGTTGAAAGAGTTTACTGATTTGGAAAAGGATGATATTTTAGCTTGTTTGACTTTTGCAATGGCAATGTTAAAAGAAAAAACCGTAAATATTACCGACAATGAAGTTTATGCTTGA
- the secDF gene encoding protein translocase subunit SecDF codes for MQNKGVITFLAVLLVVASIYQLSFTFATWRVKEKAREYAEGDYEKEHSYLDSVANEKAYPFPAYTFKECQEREMNLGLDLKGGMNVILEVSVSELIVSMADDNPDPTFREAVRTAKQRQTETQEDFITLFYEAFKEIDPDAQLNAIFGTYSLKDRIKFETSDEDVLKVLREEAKDAINNSLNVLRSRIDKFGVVQPSIQKLEGNTGRILIELPGVKEPKRVRKLLQGTANLQFWETYNYPEVYSFFITANDKLKEINQTNQKDTVEVDTAKTESLLNIPDSVKTDTSIVESLFGDDTTQTDVNPLSDNTNNELSEQEGFDEYQRDYPLFALLVPYLDKRNQPISSAVVGFAHMKDTADVNKILKLKPIKSIFPKEMVLYWGVKPFDEKGELFQLIALKAKRAGKPALEGDVIVQAREETNPVSGEWNVSMSMNGEGSNKWAMITKENIGKQIAIVLDNYVYSFPVVNSEIKGGSSSISGHFTQEEASDLANILKSGKLQAPAVIIEEEVVGASLGQQAVNNGMNSFIIAFLIILLYMIFFYKTAGYVADIALITNIFLIFGVLASLRAVLTLPGIAGIVLTIGMSVDANVLIFERIKEEMKLGKGLKLAIQDGYKNAYSAIIDANITTLITAIVLFVFGHGPIKGFATTLIIGILTSLFSAIFITRLIFTSRLAKNKSVHFFTKMTENAFKNTKINFIGKRKIAYVISAVIIVVGLASLFTRGLNLGVDFKGGRIYVVNFDKPVNTSDIATNLKISFDNEAPEVKTYGSTNQVKIVTKYMINSTVENSDNIAEQKLFEGLTAGKFFDEGVTQDLFLNGFSKDENGNVTVASVNAAADDVFGIKSSRKVGPTIADDIKKRALLAVFFSLIAIFLYIFIRFRNWQFGLGALAALMHDVLLVLGLFSLLYSIMPFSMEINQAFIAAVLMVVGYSVNDTVVVFDRIREYLRFSKTRERKIVYNDALNSTLSRTFSTSLSTFVVLLAIFIFGGEAIQGFIFALMIGIIVGTYSSLFIATPVVYDSVKKKDIPKVSDKKNREYLGGKKRRKTD; via the coding sequence ATGCAAAACAAAGGTGTTATAACTTTTCTTGCCGTTTTATTAGTAGTGGCAAGTATTTATCAATTATCATTTACATTTGCGACTTGGCGAGTTAAAGAAAAAGCAAGAGAATATGCTGAAGGTGATTATGAAAAAGAACATTCTTATCTTGACTCTGTTGCAAATGAAAAAGCATACCCGTTTCCTGCGTACACATTTAAAGAATGTCAGGAAAGAGAAATGAATCTCGGTCTTGACCTGAAAGGCGGTATGAATGTTATTTTGGAAGTTTCAGTTTCTGAATTAATTGTAAGTATGGCAGATGACAATCCTGATCCTACTTTCCGTGAAGCTGTAAGAACAGCAAAACAAAGACAGACTGAAACACAAGAAGATTTTATTACATTGTTTTATGAAGCATTTAAAGAAATTGATCCGGATGCTCAACTAAATGCAATATTCGGTACATACAGCCTAAAAGACAGAATTAAATTTGAAACTTCCGATGAAGACGTTCTGAAAGTGTTAAGGGAAGAAGCCAAAGATGCAATAAATAATTCATTGAATGTTCTTCGTTCAAGAATTGATAAATTCGGCGTTGTTCAACCTTCTATTCAAAAACTTGAAGGAAATACCGGTAGAATTTTAATTGAACTTCCGGGTGTAAAAGAACCTAAAAGGGTAAGAAAACTATTGCAAGGAACAGCAAATTTACAGTTTTGGGAGACTTATAATTATCCTGAAGTTTACAGTTTTTTTATCACTGCAAATGATAAACTGAAAGAGATTAATCAAACAAACCAAAAAGATACTGTTGAAGTTGATACTGCAAAAACAGAAAGTCTTTTAAATATTCCCGACTCTGTAAAAACAGATACATCAATTGTTGAAAGTTTATTTGGTGATGACACAACTCAAACAGATGTTAATCCTCTGTCAGATAATACTAATAATGAATTATCAGAACAAGAAGGATTTGATGAATATCAAAGGGATTATCCGTTATTTGCCTTATTAGTTCCGTATTTGGATAAGAGAAATCAACCGATCAGTTCTGCTGTTGTTGGTTTTGCACATATGAAAGATACAGCAGATGTTAACAAAATTTTGAAATTAAAACCAATTAAATCAATATTTCCTAAAGAAATGGTTTTATATTGGGGTGTAAAACCTTTTGATGAAAAAGGTGAATTATTTCAACTAATTGCTTTAAAAGCTAAAAGAGCAGGGAAACCGGCATTGGAAGGAGATGTTATTGTTCAAGCCAGAGAAGAAACGAATCCTGTTTCAGGTGAATGGAATGTATCAATGTCAATGAACGGCGAAGGATCAAATAAATGGGCAATGATTACAAAAGAAAACATAGGTAAACAAATTGCCATTGTTTTAGATAATTATGTTTATTCTTTTCCTGTTGTAAATAGTGAAATTAAAGGTGGAAGTTCATCTATTTCAGGTCACTTTACTCAAGAAGAAGCAAGTGATCTTGCAAATATTTTAAAATCAGGTAAATTACAAGCACCTGCTGTAATAATTGAAGAAGAAGTTGTTGGAGCTTCTCTCGGGCAGCAAGCTGTTAATAATGGTATGAATTCATTTATTATAGCTTTTTTGATCATTCTTTTATACATGATCTTCTTTTATAAAACTGCCGGATATGTAGCTGATATTGCATTAATAACCAACATATTTTTGATTTTTGGTGTTCTTGCTTCATTGCGAGCGGTTTTAACTCTTCCCGGTATTGCCGGTATTGTATTAACAATTGGTATGTCGGTGGATGCAAATGTGCTGATCTTTGAGCGGATTAAGGAGGAAATGAAACTCGGTAAAGGGTTGAAACTTGCAATCCAAGACGGTTATAAAAATGCTTATTCGGCAATAATTGATGCGAATATTACAACATTGATAACAGCTATAGTCTTATTTGTTTTTGGTCACGGACCTATTAAAGGTTTTGCAACCACACTTATTATTGGTATTCTGACTTCATTATTTTCTGCAATTTTTATAACAAGATTGATATTTACTTCAAGATTGGCAAAGAACAAAAGTGTGCATTTCTTTACAAAAATGACAGAGAATGCTTTTAAGAATACAAAAATTAATTTTATAGGTAAAAGAAAGATAGCTTATGTAATTTCAGCTGTTATTATTGTTGTCGGTTTAGCATCATTATTTACCAGAGGTTTAAATTTGGGTGTTGATTTCAAAGGCGGAAGAATATATGTTGTGAATTTTGATAAGCCTGTTAATACAAGTGATATAGCAACAAATTTGAAAATAAGTTTTGATAATGAAGCACCTGAAGTTAAAACATACGGAAGTACAAATCAGGTTAAGATTGTAACTAAATATATGATAAACAGCACTGTCGAAAATTCCGATAATATTGCTGAACAGAAATTATTTGAAGGTTTGACAGCAGGAAAATTTTTTGATGAAGGAGTTACCCAAGATTTATTTTTGAACGGATTTTCAAAAGATGAAAACGGTAATGTTACAGTTGCAAGTGTAAATGCTGCTGCTGATGACGTTTTCGGTATTAAGAGTTCAAGAAAAGTAGGACCTACAATTGCAGATGATATTAAAAAACGTGCATTACTGGCGGTATTCTTCTCATTAATTGCAATCTTTTTGTATATATTTATAAGATTCAGAAATTGGCAATTTGGTTTGGGAGCATTAGCTGCATTAATGCATGATGTTTTACTTGTGTTAGGGTTATTCTCATTATTGTACTCAATTATGCCGTTTTCAATGGAGATTAATCAAGCATTTATTGCTGCTGTATTAATGGTTGTCGGTTACTCTGTAAATGATACAGTGGTTGTATTTGACCGTATCAGAGAATACTTAAGATTCAGTAAAACAAGAGAAAGAAAAATCGTTTATAATGATGCCCTTAACAGTACATTAAGTCGTACATTCAGTACATCATTAAGTACATTTGTCGTATTACTGGCAATCTTTATTTTCGGTGGCGAAGCAATTCAAGGATTTATTTTTGCATTAATGATCGGTATTATTGTAGGTACATATTCTTCGTTATTTATTGCAACACCGGTTGTTTATGATTCAGTAAAGAAAAAAGATATTCCTAAAGTTTCAGATAAAAAAAATCGTGAATATTTAGGTGGTAAAAAACGAAGAAAAACAGATTAA
- a CDS encoding endonuclease/exonuclease/phosphatase family protein, with amino-acid sequence MKKILKFILYIIIVVVIAFAVFLIYATIDDYKPDEKTTVFESDKPELLSDSSQISLMVWNIGYCGLNKEMDFFYDGGENVRPSEENVKKNLQGVKQFIQADENIDFILFQEVDKDAKRSYHYNQYDTIANMLPERNCTYGKNYDVFFVPQPITDPMGSVNSGLMTVSKYVPAGSIRYSFPGNYSWPLGLFFLDRCFLVNSYNLSNDKKLLIINTHNSAYDDGSLKEQQMEYLKTFLTEEYNKGNYIIVGGDWNQCPPGFKPNFKDNIMDNETRTNIDEDYLEDWHWLYDNKLPTNRRVATPYIKGKTLTTVIDFYLLSPNIEAVSVNNIDVGFEYSDHQPVKAVVKLK; translated from the coding sequence ATGAAGAAAATTCTTAAATTTATATTGTATATAATAATAGTTGTTGTTATTGCTTTTGCCGTTTTTTTGATTTACGCTACAATAGATGATTATAAACCTGATGAAAAAACAACAGTTTTTGAATCCGACAAACCGGAACTATTAAGTGACTCATCCCAAATAAGCTTAATGGTTTGGAATATAGGATATTGCGGACTGAACAAAGAAATGGATTTTTTCTATGACGGCGGAGAAAATGTAAGACCAAGCGAAGAAAATGTCAAAAAAAATTTACAAGGAGTAAAGCAATTTATACAAGCTGATGAGAATATTGATTTTATTCTTTTCCAAGAAGTTGATAAAGATGCTAAAAGAAGTTATCATTATAATCAATACGATACAATAGCAAATATGTTACCTGAAAGAAACTGTACTTACGGTAAAAACTATGATGTGTTTTTTGTTCCTCAACCAATAACTGACCCTATGGGTAGTGTTAATTCAGGTTTAATGACTGTCAGCAAGTATGTTCCTGCCGGTTCAATCAGATATTCGTTTCCGGGTAATTATTCATGGCCATTGGGTTTGTTCTTTTTAGACCGTTGTTTTTTAGTAAATAGTTATAATTTAAGTAATGATAAAAAACTTCTTATAATTAATACACATAACTCTGCATATGATGACGGTTCTTTGAAAGAACAGCAAATGGAATATTTAAAAACATTCCTTACAGAAGAATATAATAAAGGTAATTATATTATAGTTGGCGGGGATTGGAATCAATGTCCTCCCGGTTTCAAACCAAATTTCAAGGATAATATTATGGACAATGAAACAAGAACAAATATTGACGAAGATTATTTAGAAGATTGGCATTGGCTGTATGATAATAAATTACCTACAAACAGAAGAGTTGCAACGCCTTATATAAAAGGTAAAACTTTAACTACTGTTATTGATTTTTATTTATTATCTCCTAATATTGAGGCTGTTTCTGTAAATAATATTGATGTTGGTTTTGAATATTCAGATCATCAACCGGTTAAAGCTGTTGTAAAATTAAAATAA
- a CDS encoding outer membrane protein assembly factor, which produces MKKLILLISALFILTGLFAQEDDDEKKEKVKTGFSMGGVPVVAYDADTGFKYGGLVNFYHYGDGSNYPNYDHSLYLEWSRTTKGSGINQLTYDALTLIPKTRVTLDVAYLTEQALNFYGFNGYQADYNVNFETTDHEDYISRMYYRHARELFRISADFQGNLKGKELRWLAGFAHYRASIATVDINKLNEGKTEDLLPDSTDLLYDKYVDWGVISADQVTGGNVTYVKAGAVYDTRDNEANPNKGLWSEALIVTAPGFMGNDYDFTKLLLTHRHYLTLFPERLSFAYRLSYQTKIAGEMPFYMLPYAIDSKATKDGLGGSKNIRGVLRNRVVGDGVAFGNFELRSRFLKTVIFNQNFYLGLNAFVDMGIVTSPYKLETTNIPDSDIQSLQYDDENLHLSYGGGIRFVINSNFIIAVDYGLAAKAQDGISGLYIGLNYLF; this is translated from the coding sequence ATGAAAAAACTTATTCTGTTGATTTCTGCTTTATTTATACTTACAGGTTTATTTGCTCAAGAAGATGATGATGAAAAGAAAGAAAAAGTTAAAACAGGTTTCAGTATGGGTGGTGTGCCCGTTGTTGCTTATGATGCTGATACAGGTTTTAAATACGGAGGTCTTGTAAACTTTTATCATTACGGCGACGGCAGCAATTATCCTAATTACGATCATTCCCTGTACCTTGAATGGTCAAGAACAACCAAAGGCAGCGGTATTAATCAATTAACTTATGATGCACTGACTTTGATCCCAAAAACCAGAGTTACTTTAGATGTTGCCTATTTGACTGAACAGGCACTTAATTTCTATGGTTTTAACGGTTATCAGGCTGATTATAATGTGAATTTTGAAACAACAGATCATGAAGATTATATTTCCAGAATGTATTACAGGCATGCAAGAGAACTATTCAGAATTTCTGCTGATTTTCAAGGAAATCTTAAAGGCAAAGAGTTAAGATGGTTAGCAGGGTTTGCTCATTACAGAGCATCAATTGCTACGGTAGATATAAACAAATTAAATGAAGGTAAAACGGAAGATTTATTACCGGATTCAACAGATTTATTATATGATAAATATGTAGATTGGGGAGTTATTTCTGCTGATCAAGTAACCGGTGGAAATGTAACTTATGTTAAAGCAGGTGCAGTGTATGATACAAGAGATAACGAGGCAAATCCGAATAAAGGTTTATGGTCGGAAGCATTAATTGTAACAGCACCCGGATTTATGGGAAATGATTATGATTTCACAAAATTGTTGCTCACACACAGACACTACTTAACACTATTTCCGGAAAGATTATCTTTTGCTTATCGTTTAAGTTATCAAACAAAAATCGCAGGAGAAATGCCGTTTTATATGTTGCCTTATGCAATTGATTCAAAAGCAACAAAAGACGGACTGGGAGGTTCAAAAAATATCAGAGGCGTTCTTAGAAATCGAGTTGTAGGTGACGGTGTTGCATTCGGAAATTTTGAATTACGTTCAAGATTTTTGAAAACAGTTATTTTTAATCAAAATTTTTATCTCGGATTAAATGCATTTGTTGATATGGGAATAGTAACTTCTCCTTATAAACTTGAAACTACAAATATTCCTGATTCTGATATTCAATCATTACAATATGATGACGAGAATCTTCATTTAAGTTACGGCGGGGGTATCAGATTTGTTATTAACAGCAATTTTATTATCGCAGTTGATTACGGTCTCGCAGCAAAAGCACAAGACGGAATCAGCGGTCTGTATATTGGGTTGAATTATTTATTTTGA
- a CDS encoding DUF5615 family PIN-like protein produces the protein MKFMLDAHIPPSLCFVFREKGNEAIHTKQLPNQNESTDTEIATIAEKNNYIIITKDTDFYYRHITNNKPEKLLLVKTGNMSTQNLMQLFYKHFDAIINAFIDHNLVELHKDSLLK, from the coding sequence ATGAAGTTTATGCTTGATGCTCATATACCGCCTTCGCTTTGTTTTGTTTTCCGGGAAAAAGGTAATGAAGCCATTCATACCAAACAACTTCCGAACCAAAATGAAAGTACTGATACTGAAATAGCAACAATTGCAGAGAAGAACAATTATATAATTATAACCAAAGATACTGATTTTTATTACAGGCATATAACCAACAATAAACCTGAAAAACTACTTTTAGTAAAAACAGGTAATATGAGTACACAGAATTTAATGCAATTATTCTATAAACATTTTGATGCAATTATTAATGCATTTATAGATCATAATTTGGTAGAATTACACAAAGACAGTTTATTAAAATAA
- the mdh gene encoding malate dehydrogenase, producing MERITVIGAGNVGATCANVIAQRDLAREVVLLDIKKGVAEGKALDIWQTSSIQHFNTRVVGVTDDYLRTQGSGIIVITSGLPRKPGMSRDDLIKINAGIVKTVTERAIKYSPDAIVIVVSNPLDVMTYAAYKTAKKHSTKVFGMAGILDTGRYRAFIANALNVSPKDIHALLMGGHGDTMVPLPRYTSVNGIPVTEFLAKDELDKIVERTKKGGGELVGLMGTSAWYAPGAAVAQMVEAIVDDERRIFPVCACLQGEYGLKNIYLGVPVILGKNGIEKIIEVDLDKDEEKLLKDSAASVKKVMNELDKMKII from the coding sequence ATGGAAAGAATAACTGTAATTGGAGCAGGTAATGTTGGTGCAACATGTGCTAACGTAATAGCTCAAAGAGATTTAGCAAGAGAAGTCGTGTTACTTGATATTAAAAAAGGAGTAGCCGAAGGAAAGGCACTTGATATTTGGCAAACATCGTCAATTCAACATTTTAATACACGTGTTGTCGGCGTAACTGATGATTACCTTAGAACACAAGGATCGGGAATTATTGTAATTACTTCCGGTTTACCAAGAAAACCGGGTATGTCAAGAGATGATTTAATAAAAATTAATGCCGGAATCGTTAAAACAGTTACAGAACGAGCAATAAAATATTCACCTGATGCAATTGTCATAGTTGTATCAAATCCGCTTGATGTAATGACATATGCTGCATATAAAACAGCAAAAAAACATTCAACTAAAGTTTTTGGTATGGCAGGTATTTTAGATACCGGCAGATACAGAGCATTTATTGCTAATGCTTTAAATGTTTCTCCAAAAGATATTCATGCTCTTTTAATGGGCGGACATGGTGATACAATGGTTCCGTTGCCGCGTTATACTTCTGTAAACGGTATTCCTGTTACTGAATTTCTTGCAAAAGATGAGTTAGATAAAATTGTTGAACGAACTAAAAAAGGAGGTGGTGAACTCGTAGGATTAATGGGAACTTCTGCATGGTATGCTCCCGGTGCTGCTGTTGCTCAAATGGTAGAAGCAATAGTTGATGATGAAAGAAGAATTTTCCCTGTTTGTGCTTGTTTACAAGGCGAATATGGTTTAAAAAATATTTATCTCGGCGTACCTGTGATACTCGGAAAAAACGGAATTGAAAAAATTATTGAAGTTGATTTAGATAAAGACGAAGAAAAATTACTAAAAGATTCAGCTGCTTCTGTTAAGAAAGTAATGAATGAATTAGATAAAATGAAAATTATTTAA